A section of the Phaseolus vulgaris cultivar G19833 chromosome 8, P. vulgaris v2.0, whole genome shotgun sequence genome encodes:
- the LOC137824024 gene encoding F-box/kelch-repeat protein At3g24760, with amino-acid sequence MTEITNLSSDLIQLILSLLPIPTLIRVSTVCKLWHSIISSPSFSILSNHSNHPWFFLHGIHNISSKNNQSFAFDPSSNSWFLLPTPQHHHPHQPNTSFIGTNSFFFITAPNFLYTPILHPSWHATPPLHFPRINPLLGVFHDAKGTTISHPKFIVVGGVKFIGNLVDIEDRLDVEIYDPLLGNWDLGPPLPPDFRSGNSSSSLSSALFKGKFYVFEIYSCFVSSFDLHHRVWSEVHTLRPHGVVFSFLVACREMLVLAGVCSLPHGSSSFVLWKVDERTMRFSQIAVMPHDLLCSLFDGDEDDKFASLKCVGLGDLIYVYNEDYHRMYPACVCEIDGESGRCVWRKVPPLPSLMNRFHKVISFCSTVSLHSILRERHGPDLQY; translated from the coding sequence ATGACAGAAATCACAAACCTAAGCTCTGACCTCATCCAGCTCATCCTCTCTCTGCTCCCAATCCCCACCCTCATCAGAGTCTCAACAGTCTGCAAGCTATGGCACTCCATCATCTCCTCCCCTTCCTTCTCCATACTCTCTAATCACTCCAACCACCCATGGTTCTTCCTCCATGGCATCCACAACATCTCCTCCAAGAACAACCAGTCCTTTGCCTTTGACCCTTCCTCCAACTCCTGGTTCCTCCTCCCCACCCCCCAACACCACCATCCACACCAACCCAACACTTCCTTCATTGGCACCAACtccttcttcttcatcactgCCCCCAACTTCCTCTACACCCCTATCCTCCACCCTTCCTGGCACGCCACCCCTCCCCTCCACTTTCCCAGGATCAACCCTCTATTGGGTGTCTTCCATGATGCTAAAGGTACCACCATTAGTCACCCCAAGTTCATTGTTGTCGGTGGGGTCAAGTTCATTGGGAACCTTGTTGACATAGAGGACCGTTTGGATGTCGAGATTTATGACCCTCTTCTGGGGAATTGGGACCTTGGGCCTCCTCTCCCTCCTGATTTCAGATCAGGAAACTCCTCCTCTTCCCTATCCTCTGCCCTCTTCAAAGGGAAATTTTATGTCTTTGAAATATACTCTTGCTTTGTTTCGTCTTTTGACTTGCATCATAGGGTTTGGAGTGAGGTTCACACCCTTAGACCTCATGGGGTTGTGTTCTCCTTCTTGGTTGCTTGTAGGGAGATGCTTGTGCTTGCTGGGGTGTGCAGTTTACCCCACGGATCTTCTTCCTTTGTGCTATGGAAGGTTGATGAGAGGACCATGAGGTTCAGCCAGATTGCTGTGATGCCACATGATTTGCTCTGTAGCTTGTTTGATGGTGATGAGGATGATAAATTTGCAAGCTTGAAGTGTGTTGGGTTGGGGGATCTTATATATGTTTACAATGAGGATTACCATAGGATGTACCCTGCTTGTGTGTGTGAGATTGATGGGGAGAGTGGGAGGTGTGTGTGGAGGAAAGTGCCCCCGTTGCCATCACTGATGAACAGGTTTCACAAAGTTATTAGCTTTTGTTCAACTGTTTCACTGCATAGTATTCTGCGTGAACGTCATGGCCCTGATCTTCAATACTAG
- the LOC137826698 gene encoding uncharacterized protein has product MQILQWLFKGAHEQERKSSKNNNFSIPPKREDTSEKNAKGKEVNLQKGERSQKRERRNKWSTPGCKNFKTFTFLYRKDIPKAFFYSTLNLKRLASFNRRQSLYFMKMKKEEPSKDVGSANKADSASHVGNKVLPLSEAPLSSSAERNDKCGDTTETKDQTKGDKKKPMSRMKELLRWAASAKSEKGGKFNGRKVLMFRRRGNLKAVPDDDQGCTESPKISFRWDVESCSTTSSVYSAISIASSSKHGHNQISTSTLSIPPEHTGLSNTTRKGNWITTDSEFVVLEL; this is encoded by the exons ATGCAG ATTCTTCAATGGCTCTTTAAAGGGGCACATGAACAAGAAAGAAAGAGCAGCAAAAACAACAACTTTAGTATCCCTCCCAAAAGGGAAGATACTAGTG aaaaaaatgCTAAAGGGAAAGAGGTAAATCTACAAAAGGGTGAGAGATcacaaaaaagagaaagaagaaacaaaTGGAGCACGCCTGGTTGCAAGAACTTCAAGACATTCACTTTTCTATATAGAAAAGATATTCCAAAAGCTTTCTTTTACAGCACCCTCAACTTAAAGAGGTTAGCAAGCTTTAATAGAAGACAAAGTCTGTACTTcatgaagatgaagaaagaaGAACCATCCAAAGATGTAGGAAGTGCTAACAAGGCAGATTCAGCTAGCCATGTTGGAAACAAGGTTTTGCCCTTAAGTGAGGCACCATTGTCATCCTCTGCTGAAAGAAACGACAAATGTGGTGATACCACAGAGACTAAAGATCAAACCAAGGGGGACAAGAAAAAACCAATGTCAAGAATGAAAGAGCTACTTAGATGGGCTGCTTCTGCCAAGTCAGAGAAAGGAGGGAAATTCAATGGAAGAAAG GTTTTAATGTTTAGAAGGCGTGGAAACTTGAAAGCAGTTCCAGATGATGATCAAGGATGCACTGAGTCACCCAAGATCAGTTTCAGATGGGATGTGGAAAGTTGCTCCACCACTTCCTCTGTCTACTCAGCTATCTCAATAGCTTCCTCATCAAAACATGGACATAACCAAATTTCAACTTCCACTTTATCCATCCCTCCTGAACACACTGGTCTCAGTAACACCACCAGAAAAGGAAACTGGATCACAACAGACTCTGAAT TTGTGGTCCTGGAACTGTGA
- the LOC137827212 gene encoding uncharacterized protein isoform X2 — MAGVKRRLCSDSDIHALHKELDEVSCPICMDHPHNAVLLLCSSHEKGCRSYICDTSYRHSNCLDRFKKMRDNSKENENLPSSLVNTNNSGNSFDINITMQSDMHDVNELHENEINTLLSVGLAQGSRQGDAQDPSRHLDPHDEGILETADSETLQDRAVLEDLGADNSSESKLKLKCPLCRGAVLSWEVDEEARNYLNVKKRSCSRDSCSFVGGYLELRRHARRVHPTSRPSDIDPTRERAWRHFERQREYGDIMSAIQSAMPGAVLVGDYVLENGDGIGRLSDEREGNISNANGPWLTTTILFQVMDSTIEIVREPRAHASTWSRHRRSSERRRYLWGEDPSPVPRRRRRLTRTRSNEDQPR; from the exons ATGGCTGGTGTTAAGAGAAGATTATGTAGTGATTCAGATATCCATGCTCTTCACAAAGAATTGGATGAAGTTTCATGTCCTATCTGCATGGACCATCCACATAATGCTGTTCTCCTACTTTGCAGCTCTCATGAGAAGGGCTGTAGATCTTACATTTGTGATACAAGTTATAGACATTCAAATTGCCTGGacagatttaaaaaaatgaggGACAATTCTAAGGAGAACGAAAATTTACCCAGTTCTTTAGTTAACACAAACAATTCTGGTAATAGTTTTGATATTAACATTACTATGCAATCTGACATGCATGATGTTAATGAACTCcatgaaaatgaaattaataCTCTATTGTCTGTTGGACTTGCACAAGGATCAAGACAGGGTGATGCCCAAGATCCAAGTAGGCATTTAGACCCACATGATGAAGGAATTTTAGAAACTGCTGATTCTGAGACCTTGCAGGACAGGGCTGTGCTTGAGGATTTAGGTGCAGATAATTCATCTGAGtcaaaattgaaattgaaatgccCTTTATGCCGAGGTGCAGTACTGAGCTGGGAGGTGGATGAAGAGGCTAGAAATTATCTGAACGTGAAGAAGAGAAGTTGCTCAAGGGACTCATGCTCATTTGTTGGTGGTTATCTGGAATTGCGCCGGCATGCCAGGAGAGTTCATCCTACTTCTCGACCCTCTGACATTGATCCTACAAGAGAAAGAGCCTGGCGACATTTCGAGCGCCAGAGAGAATATGGCGATATTATGAGTGCTATTCAGTCTGCCATGCCTGGAGCTGTGCTGGTTGGGGACTATGTTCTTGAGAATGGAGACGGTATTGGTAGGTTATCAGATGAACGTGAAGGCAACATCAGCAATGCAAATGGACCTTGGTTAACCACTACTATACTGTTTCAAGTGATGGATAGTACCATTGAAATCGTTAGGGAACCAAGAGCTCATGCAAGTACATGGTCAAGGCACCGCCGTTCATCTGAACGCCGGCGCTATCTTTGGG GTGAAGATCCATCTCCTGTCCCAAGGAGGCGAAGGCGTTTGACCCGGACAAGGTCCAATGAAGATCAACCACGATGA
- the LOC137827212 gene encoding uncharacterized protein isoform X4: MAGVKRRLCSDSDIHALHKELDEVSCPICMDHPHNAVLLLCSSHEKGCRSYICDTSYRHSNCLDRFKKMRDNSKENENLPSSLVNTNNSGSRQGDAQDPSRHLDPHDEGILETADSETLQDRAVLEDLGADNSSESKLKLKCPLCRGAVLSWEVDEEARNYLNVKKRSCSRDSCSFVGGYLELRRHARRVHPTSRPSDIDPTRERAWRHFERQREYGDIMSAIQSAMPGAVLVGDYVLENGDGIGRLSDEREGNISNANGPWLTTTILFQVMDSTIEIVREPRAHASTWSRHRRSSERRRYLWGEDPSPVPRRRRRLTRTRSNEDQPR; encoded by the exons ATGGCTGGTGTTAAGAGAAGATTATGTAGTGATTCAGATATCCATGCTCTTCACAAAGAATTGGATGAAGTTTCATGTCCTATCTGCATGGACCATCCACATAATGCTGTTCTCCTACTTTGCAGCTCTCATGAGAAGGGCTGTAGATCTTACATTTGTGATACAAGTTATAGACATTCAAATTGCCTGGacagatttaaaaaaatgaggGACAATTCTAAGGAGAACGAAAATTTACCCAGTTCTTTAGTTAACACAAACAATTCTG GATCAAGACAGGGTGATGCCCAAGATCCAAGTAGGCATTTAGACCCACATGATGAAGGAATTTTAGAAACTGCTGATTCTGAGACCTTGCAGGACAGGGCTGTGCTTGAGGATTTAGGTGCAGATAATTCATCTGAGtcaaaattgaaattgaaatgccCTTTATGCCGAGGTGCAGTACTGAGCTGGGAGGTGGATGAAGAGGCTAGAAATTATCTGAACGTGAAGAAGAGAAGTTGCTCAAGGGACTCATGCTCATTTGTTGGTGGTTATCTGGAATTGCGCCGGCATGCCAGGAGAGTTCATCCTACTTCTCGACCCTCTGACATTGATCCTACAAGAGAAAGAGCCTGGCGACATTTCGAGCGCCAGAGAGAATATGGCGATATTATGAGTGCTATTCAGTCTGCCATGCCTGGAGCTGTGCTGGTTGGGGACTATGTTCTTGAGAATGGAGACGGTATTGGTAGGTTATCAGATGAACGTGAAGGCAACATCAGCAATGCAAATGGACCTTGGTTAACCACTACTATACTGTTTCAAGTGATGGATAGTACCATTGAAATCGTTAGGGAACCAAGAGCTCATGCAAGTACATGGTCAAGGCACCGCCGTTCATCTGAACGCCGGCGCTATCTTTGGG GTGAAGATCCATCTCCTGTCCCAAGGAGGCGAAGGCGTTTGACCCGGACAAGGTCCAATGAAGATCAACCACGATGA
- the LOC137827212 gene encoding uncharacterized protein isoform X3: MAGVKRRLCSDSDIHALHKELDEVSCPICMDHPHNAVLLLCSSHEKGCRSYICDTSYRHSNCLDRFKKMRDNSKENENLPSSLVNTNNSGSRQGDAQDPSRHLDPHDEGILETADSETLQDRAVLEDLGADNSSESKLKLKCPLCRGAVLSWEVDEEARNYLNVKKRSCSRDSCSFVGGYLELRRHARRVHPTSRPSDIDPTRERAWRHFERQREYGDIMSAIQSAMPGAVLVGDYVLENGDGIGRLSDEREGNISNANGPWLTTTILFQVMDSTIEIVREPRAHASTWSRHRRSSERRRYLWGENLLGLNENDIEDDLRIFSDAGEDPSPVPRRRRRLTRTRSNEDQPR; this comes from the exons ATGGCTGGTGTTAAGAGAAGATTATGTAGTGATTCAGATATCCATGCTCTTCACAAAGAATTGGATGAAGTTTCATGTCCTATCTGCATGGACCATCCACATAATGCTGTTCTCCTACTTTGCAGCTCTCATGAGAAGGGCTGTAGATCTTACATTTGTGATACAAGTTATAGACATTCAAATTGCCTGGacagatttaaaaaaatgaggGACAATTCTAAGGAGAACGAAAATTTACCCAGTTCTTTAGTTAACACAAACAATTCTG GATCAAGACAGGGTGATGCCCAAGATCCAAGTAGGCATTTAGACCCACATGATGAAGGAATTTTAGAAACTGCTGATTCTGAGACCTTGCAGGACAGGGCTGTGCTTGAGGATTTAGGTGCAGATAATTCATCTGAGtcaaaattgaaattgaaatgccCTTTATGCCGAGGTGCAGTACTGAGCTGGGAGGTGGATGAAGAGGCTAGAAATTATCTGAACGTGAAGAAGAGAAGTTGCTCAAGGGACTCATGCTCATTTGTTGGTGGTTATCTGGAATTGCGCCGGCATGCCAGGAGAGTTCATCCTACTTCTCGACCCTCTGACATTGATCCTACAAGAGAAAGAGCCTGGCGACATTTCGAGCGCCAGAGAGAATATGGCGATATTATGAGTGCTATTCAGTCTGCCATGCCTGGAGCTGTGCTGGTTGGGGACTATGTTCTTGAGAATGGAGACGGTATTGGTAGGTTATCAGATGAACGTGAAGGCAACATCAGCAATGCAAATGGACCTTGGTTAACCACTACTATACTGTTTCAAGTGATGGATAGTACCATTGAAATCGTTAGGGAACCAAGAGCTCATGCAAGTACATGGTCAAGGCACCGCCGTTCATCTGAACGCCGGCGCTATCTTTGGGGTGAGAATTTACTGGGTCTTAATGAAAATGACATTGAGGATGATCTTAGGATATTTAGTGATGCAGGTGAAGATCCATCTCCTGTCCCAAGGAGGCGAAGGCGTTTGACCCGGACAAGGTCCAATGAAGATCAACCACGATGA
- the LOC137827212 gene encoding uncharacterized protein isoform X1, with amino-acid sequence MAGVKRRLCSDSDIHALHKELDEVSCPICMDHPHNAVLLLCSSHEKGCRSYICDTSYRHSNCLDRFKKMRDNSKENENLPSSLVNTNNSGNSFDINITMQSDMHDVNELHENEINTLLSVGLAQGSRQGDAQDPSRHLDPHDEGILETADSETLQDRAVLEDLGADNSSESKLKLKCPLCRGAVLSWEVDEEARNYLNVKKRSCSRDSCSFVGGYLELRRHARRVHPTSRPSDIDPTRERAWRHFERQREYGDIMSAIQSAMPGAVLVGDYVLENGDGIGRLSDEREGNISNANGPWLTTTILFQVMDSTIEIVREPRAHASTWSRHRRSSERRRYLWGENLLGLNENDIEDDLRIFSDAGEDPSPVPRRRRRLTRTRSNEDQPR; translated from the coding sequence ATGGCTGGTGTTAAGAGAAGATTATGTAGTGATTCAGATATCCATGCTCTTCACAAAGAATTGGATGAAGTTTCATGTCCTATCTGCATGGACCATCCACATAATGCTGTTCTCCTACTTTGCAGCTCTCATGAGAAGGGCTGTAGATCTTACATTTGTGATACAAGTTATAGACATTCAAATTGCCTGGacagatttaaaaaaatgaggGACAATTCTAAGGAGAACGAAAATTTACCCAGTTCTTTAGTTAACACAAACAATTCTGGTAATAGTTTTGATATTAACATTACTATGCAATCTGACATGCATGATGTTAATGAACTCcatgaaaatgaaattaataCTCTATTGTCTGTTGGACTTGCACAAGGATCAAGACAGGGTGATGCCCAAGATCCAAGTAGGCATTTAGACCCACATGATGAAGGAATTTTAGAAACTGCTGATTCTGAGACCTTGCAGGACAGGGCTGTGCTTGAGGATTTAGGTGCAGATAATTCATCTGAGtcaaaattgaaattgaaatgccCTTTATGCCGAGGTGCAGTACTGAGCTGGGAGGTGGATGAAGAGGCTAGAAATTATCTGAACGTGAAGAAGAGAAGTTGCTCAAGGGACTCATGCTCATTTGTTGGTGGTTATCTGGAATTGCGCCGGCATGCCAGGAGAGTTCATCCTACTTCTCGACCCTCTGACATTGATCCTACAAGAGAAAGAGCCTGGCGACATTTCGAGCGCCAGAGAGAATATGGCGATATTATGAGTGCTATTCAGTCTGCCATGCCTGGAGCTGTGCTGGTTGGGGACTATGTTCTTGAGAATGGAGACGGTATTGGTAGGTTATCAGATGAACGTGAAGGCAACATCAGCAATGCAAATGGACCTTGGTTAACCACTACTATACTGTTTCAAGTGATGGATAGTACCATTGAAATCGTTAGGGAACCAAGAGCTCATGCAAGTACATGGTCAAGGCACCGCCGTTCATCTGAACGCCGGCGCTATCTTTGGGGTGAGAATTTACTGGGTCTTAATGAAAATGACATTGAGGATGATCTTAGGATATTTAGTGATGCAGGTGAAGATCCATCTCCTGTCCCAAGGAGGCGAAGGCGTTTGACCCGGACAAGGTCCAATGAAGATCAACCACGATGA